The Novosphingobium terrae genome segment ATCGGCCAGCTTTTCGCCCAGCGCGTCCCACTGGCCATCGTGTTGCAGCTTTTCGATCTCGGAAAAATCGAAGGACCACAACAGGCAGCGCGCCGAAGCGGTCGGCCCCAGCGCATCGCGCACGCCCTCATTGAGGATGCGGTAATATTCGGCGGAGCTTTCCCAGCTCATGCCGCCGATCAGGCCGATGCTGCGCATCAGTGCTGGAACCTGTCGAGCCACGTCACCAGCCGTGTCGCCAGAGCAATGCGCATATCGGAAAAGCTGTGATCGGTGGGCATTGTTTCGGCGTCCATCTGCTTGGCCCCGGCCTTGCGCGCTGCCTGAGCCGCCGCCGCTGCCATCGTACCGATCCCGCGCTGCGCCCCGATCAGCGCCAGCGGTCGCCCGGCCAGAGCGGGCATGGCCGCCACCAGATCGAGGTTCGCGCCGGCATGCTCCACCTCATCCATGATCGCCTGCTCGCTGGTGCCCGCCAGCGGGGGCATATCGCCGCGCACCTCATCGTTGAGGAAATCCTCACGCGCGCTGGGCTTGGAGAAGCTGCGCCCGATGGCGGCGAAATCGGCCGGATCGATCAGGAAGGCGCCCAGCACCTGAGCATCATCCGCCGCCACGCGCGCGGCGACAATCCCGCCCATGCTGTGCCCGGCGACCGCAATGCGCGAA includes the following:
- a CDS encoding alpha/beta hydrolase — its product is MRLVLLPFLLATSPMAQAATTPVPAPAAVTTDPPRDSAHPASMSAFVIPVPDGALNAVMYTAAGIGPHPTLLLFHGFPGNEQNLDLAQAARRAGWNVLTLHYRGSWGSPGTFSFAHCEEDGAHALAFVRQRDTIIKFRIDPSRIAVAGHSMGGIVAARVAADDAQVLGAFLIDPADFAAIGRSFSKPSAREDFLNDEVRGDMPPLAGTSEQAIMDEVEHAGANLDLVAAMPALAGRPLALIGAQRGIGTMAAAAAQAARKAGAKQMDAETMPTDHSFSDMRIALATRLVTWLDRFQH